The sequence GGCAAGACGCTGCGCGGTTTTCGGCCCGATCCCCGGGAGCCTCCTGAAGGCCTCAATGAGAAAAGCTAAAGGTTCCGGATAGAGTAACAAGCCGCTCACCTGCGTTTTCTTAGAAAACTCCTGGAATTTTTAAATCCCCGGTGATCTTTTCCATTTCCTGGGTTGCCGTTTCACGGGCCTTTTTCAGCACCTCGTTGACCGCGGTCAAGATCAGGTCCTCCAACAGTTCGGGGTCTTCAGGGTCGAGCGCCGCCGGGTCGACCTTGACCTTCACAAGTTCCTGGTGGCAGTTTGCCACAACCTGAACCGCGCCCCCGCCGGCACTTGCCTCTACGGTTTTATTGCCGAGCTCCTCCTGAACCCGGGCCATTTCCGCCTGTATTTTCTGGACCTGCTTCAGCATTTTTTGCATATTCCCAAAACCCACTTAATCACCCTCCGCTTCCGCTTGAGTTATAATTTCCCCCTTAAAGAGGGATAACGCCATTCCTACCGGATCTCCCCCGGGATCCTCCTGGTCTTTTCGTGCTCCTGGTTTTTGTTCTCCTCTGTCAGGGGTTCCGGTCTGGTTTTTCCGAACTTGCTGGTGTCGTGCCCAGCCTGCTTCACTTTGAAATCCCGGTCCCTTGCTTTCCGCCCTTTCAGGAGAGAATTCGAGTCCCAGTGCCCCTCCTCCGCATTGTTTAACAACCTCCTGCAAAACCCGGCGGTTTTCTTCTTTCTGCAGCAATCCGTGCGCAAAGGAAGAAGGAGGTGTTACCATTATTTTATTCCCTTCCCGCTCGAATTTACACCCGGTTAAAACCTGGGCAAGCAAGGGCTGGTCTTGAAAGCGGGCGCACAAGATGCTCTTGAGAGCTTCGGGATCTTCCGCAGCCGCACCCTCCCCCTTTTTTGCAACCTGTTCCCTGTTTCTGCCCGGGACTCCGCCCTGCCGCCCCCGCCGCGCCTCTTTTCCGGCCAGGCCGGAAACATCCCCTGGCGGCGGATGAGTTTCCAATCTCTCCCCCGCAAGACGCAGCAGGGCCAGTTCTAAAATTAGATCGGGCCTGCTGCTCCCTTTCATTTCCCCTTCCGCAGCGGCGAGACCGCGCAGGAGGGCGGCGTATTTGTTGCCTTCCGGATCGAGGGTCCCGGCAGCAAAAAGAAGATCCCGGGCATAATCTGTCAATTGAAAAAGGAGCTGGCGGGGCTCGTACCCCCGCGTAAAAAGGGATTCCAGATGGTTTAAAAGGGTGGGGACATCGCCGCGCCCCACCGCTGAAACCAGGGCTTCCAGGAGATCCTCCCTGAGTGCCCCGGTGAGGGCTTCTACGTCCTCCCTTGTGATCCTGCCTCCTCCGTAACTGGCGGCCTGGTCCAGGAGGCCCAGGGCGTCCCGCAGGGCTCCCCCCGCCTGCCGGCTCAGGAGACTTAAGGCGCCCGCATCAACCTCCCACCCCTTCTCCCGGGCAACCCGTGCCAGGTGCGTCCTGATTGTTTCCCTTCCCAGCCGCCGGAAATCGAAGCGCTGGCAGCGAGACGCGATTGTTGGCGGGACTTTATGCGCCTCGGTTGTGGCCAGGACAAACGCGGCATAACGGGGCGGCTCTTCTAAGGTTTTGAGGAGGGCGTTGAAGGCCTCTCCTGTTAACATATGAACTTCGTCAATGATATAAAACTTAAACTTCCCGGCAACCGGAGCAAAGCCGACCCTTTGTTTCAGATCCCGGATCTCTTCGATCCCCCGGTGGGAGGCGGCATCCATTTCCAGCACATCCAGGGCGGTGCCTGCAGTAATGCTCTGGCAAAGCACACACTGGTCGCAGGGTTCGCCCTCCCGGCCTTGAGGACAGTTGACCGCCTTCGCCAGAATGCGTGCTGTACTCGTTTTTCCCGTCCCGCGCGGCCCGCAAAAAAGGTAGGCGTGGGCAAGCCGCCCCTGCCGGACGGCGTTCTGCAGGGTCCGGGTGACGTGGTCCTGTCCCACCACATCCCGAAAAAACTGGGGGCGCCATTCCCGATATAAAGCCAGGTGTTCCAACGGCCCCACTCTCCTTACTGGATAACTTCGAACAAGCTCCAGGATCTTTAATTCGCTTTTGACGGGTCTTTTCCTGCAATTAATTGGCCTTACCAGGCAGCCAGGTCTTATTAAAAAAGCTGGTGGAAATTCGCCAGCTTTCATCCCACCAGCACCTCTTTTTCAAAATTAATTAATTGGTCGTGCACCTGCCGTCGAATGCAACCTTCCGGGCGGTACCAGGGCAGTTAGCTCGATTCAGGCGCTCCCGCGGCACCCAAGAAACACCACTTACCGCTGCTTCCTCCCGGACCTGACGGGGTTCATGGGTTCTTGCTGCGCGGGACCCAAACGTCTTCACCACTTACCCTGGGCGGCCCCACAAGATTGACCCTCGGGCAGGAATTCGACCCCGCTCTAGCGGCTTGCGGGCTACAGGGCACCGCTACCTCCCCGTCTAGCACGACCAACCCTGGCTTCTTCTTTAAAGTTTGAAGTGGCGCGCCCAGAGGGACTTGAACCCCCAACCTACAGATCCGAAGTCTGTCGCTCTATCCGGTTGAGCTATGGGCGCGTTTTTTAAGGCCCCGGAAAATATACTGGCGGAGAGAGGGGGATTCGAACCCCCGAGGCGAGGTTTTGACCCGCCTACTCGCTTTCCAGGCGAGCGCCTTCGACCAACTCAGCCATCTCTCCGCGCAAGGTCTACACAGACTTTCTCCGCAAAGACATTTTCGTTTTCGGCAAACATAATTATAACACAATCTTTTACAAAAGCAAACACCGCGCGATCGCTCGGCATTTCGCATTTCCTGGATAAATAATTTACACCTGTAAATAATTATTATTTTTAAAACCGGTACCTTCCGGAGACGCTTTGCTCAAAATGCATGAGGTCATTTCTTGAATACAAAATTCAGCTTGGGACCGGCGGTCTTTTTTCCAGCAGGCTTCTTCACGCCGGGAAAGCGGTTGCCACTTTGCGATTTACCGCCGTCCCCGGACCCAATTTTCACAAGCCTGCCTCCGTAATTTAAACCGATGTTGAGCACTCCGCTTTGTTCCTTAACATCAATGGTATCAATGTTGAATTCGATTTTTTCGGTGTTCATTTTCTCAATAATAACCCTGTCAATGGTCCAGGGCTTTTCAGCTAGCATCTGCTTCAACTCTGAGAGGATTTTTTCCAGGTTGCTAAGCCGTTTTTCGAGCTTTTTCGCGGCATCCTCGTCTTTCCTTCCCATTAAACCTCTCAAAAACCCTATTATTTTACCAGGTAGCATAGCTCCCCTCGCTTACTACCAACCCATTATTGCCCGAAGCTGCCGTCGGGGCGCTTTTAAACTTAACCCGGCCCAACTGAACTTACCTAAACGCCTTTGAGAATCGAAGGGCCCACACTACCTTCAATATCCTGATCATTAATGGGGGAATCAATCACATCCGGGTCGTTGATGATGACTAAAGGGGCGATTACCGGAAGGGCATTGCCGGTAATACTAAACCCGTCATTGGTCTTGCTGTGAGAATCCCACCCTGCCTGGACATTTTCTCCGAAGAAGATCCCTGAGGAGCGCGATACGGAAGTAACCACGATCGCCCCAAAACTGGTGAAAACTGCCATGCAGGTACACCTCTTTTGCCTCATTCATAGTAGTATAATACGCGGCTTGTATTCTTTTGGTGAGAAAATATCTGAGATCAAGAGGCTTAATCAAGCCGGAAACCCTTATTGAAGAAAAGGCTCAGGCAGGCGTCCACCACCTCGGGATCGTACAAGGTCCCCCTGTTGCAGGCGATTTCCCTCAGGGCCTCGGCGATCGGGAAGGCGGGCCTGTAGGGCCTGTGCGAGGCCATCGCCTCGACAACGTCGGCAACGCCCAAAATCCTTGCTTCCAGGAGAATTTCCTGCCCCATCAGGCCGGAGAGATACCCGGTGCCGTTCATCCTCTCGTGGTGCTGGAGTACAATTTCCGCAACCGGCCAGGGAAATTCGATGGTTTTCAAAATTTCAAAACCGACCCGGGGGTGGGTTTTGATCAGGCTGAACTCGATCTCGTTCATCCGGCCCGGTTTGCTGAGGATTTCGGCGGGAATGGAGATTTTACCGATATCGTGAATCGCAGCTGCCGTTTTTACTCCCTCGACCTGCTCCCTTGAAGCCCCCATTTCTTTCGCAATCGCGCAGGCAAGCTTCGCGACCCGGGTGTGGTGGCAGGCCGTGTAGGGATCTCTGATTTCCACCGTTAGTGCGATCGCCCGGATGGTGCCCTCAATGCTCTTTTTCAGATTTTCGGAGCCGCTCCTGATCTTTTCCTCGGCCAGCCTTTGCGCAGTAACATCTCGAAAAATCCCCTGATACCCGAGGCTCATCCCTTTCTGGTCCCTCATGACGCAGGCTGTGGCCAAAACGCTAATCACCTTGCCGTCCTTTCTCTTGAGACTGACCGGGTAGTCCTTAACGAAATCCTGCCCTTTAACCAGGTCCAGAAACTCCCTGCCTGGAGGGTCGATGCAGAGGGCTTCTAGATTTGTGGCCAGCAGCTCTTCGCGCGTGTAGCCGAGGGTTTCCGCCAGAGCAGAATTGAATTGCAACAAATCCCCTTCAACTGAACTGAAATAGATCATATCCCTGGAGTTTTCGAAAAGGAACTGGTACTTCGCTTCACTTTCCTGCAAAGCCTCTTCCTTCTGCACTTGTCTGTGAGTCTCGCCGGCCACTGCGCAACCGGCAATGTCACGGTTTGTGCCACGAACAGACTGGTTTTTCATCAACAACTCCTCCAATCACAGGTTTCGAGACTGTTCAGAGGCTCCCCACAGACATTAAAGAGAGATTGGGAGAAAAAAATAGATCCCCGGGAAATAGAAGGCACAGGCAAAGATCTTTTCGATCCCGCCTGCGCCTTGAAAAAGTTAAAGTGCCGACCCATGAGAAATATGTTAATAGGTATAATTATTGATTGATTGATTGATTGATTGATTGATTGATTGATTGATTGATTGATTGATTGATTGATTGATTGATTGATGCAAGAAGCGTGCCAGCCATTAAATCACCCCTGTCAGCCCGTGAAATTCCAATTAGGCCCGGCTGCCTAAAAAAAGGCTGGATATCTCGGAATATCTCCGGGTATCCCACAGAGTGGAAAACTATGCCAGAGATACTGGATCCAGCTTCGACATAAGTCCCTATTTTTCCTGCTGTTGTTCAAAAATTTCACAAATAATTTAGGATTTAATGCCTATTATGTTGCAAATTAAGCGGTGGCGGGTCATGGCTGCGACAGCCCCCTTGCGAGTCAACAAAAGCGTTTCGCATTAGGACCTGAGAACGCGCTGGATCACGGCAAGAAGCTGGTCGGGCTGGAAAGGCTTGACGATCCACCACGTAGCCCCGGCCTTTTTCCCTTCCTCTTTTTTGTCTGCCTGCGATTCCGTTGTCAGCATCAGAATTGGAGTAAAACGATAACCCGGCTAGGCGCGCACGGCCTTGATCAGCCCGATACCAAAAGTAACCAGGGAAACTCCAAGTACCACCGGAACAAGATACAGCAATCGTTTTAATAAATACTTCTTCACCCGGCATCCCCTCTGGAAAAAATAAAGCCACGAATCCACCCCCCTGTTCCGGCAGGGTATGCGGCCTTCGTGGCCTGTTTCGTGAAACACTATTCTATGTTCTTATTCGTTCTTATTCGACGTTGATCACCTGATTCCTGCATAATCCGGAAGAAATTTCTGCCGACCGGAGAACAGAAGTCTGTTCTGATTGACCGGTGGAAAAGCGGACTGTATAATGGCACTGAGAGGTGATGCCAGATGGAAGCAACAAGACCGCACCTCAAGTTCACTTACCAGGACTACTGCCTGCTA comes from Bacillota bacterium and encodes:
- a CDS encoding YbaB/EbfC family nucleoid-associated protein, coding for MGFGNMQKMLKQVQKIQAEMARVQEELGNKTVEASAGGGAVQVVANCHQELVKVKVDPAALDPEDPELLEDLILTAVNEVLKKARETATQEMEKITGDLKIPGVF
- a CDS encoding PAS domain S-box protein, whose protein sequence is MKNQSVRGTNRDIAGCAVAGETHRQVQKEEALQESEAKYQFLFENSRDMIYFSSVEGDLLQFNSALAETLGYTREELLATNLEALCIDPPGREFLDLVKGQDFVKDYPVSLKRKDGKVISVLATACVMRDQKGMSLGYQGIFRDVTAQRLAEEKIRSGSENLKKSIEGTIRAIALTVEIRDPYTACHHTRVAKLACAIAKEMGASREQVEGVKTAAAIHDIGKISIPAEILSKPGRMNEIEFSLIKTHPRVGFEILKTIEFPWPVAEIVLQHHERMNGTGYLSGLMGQEILLEARILGVADVVEAMASHRPYRPAFPIAEALREIACNRGTLYDPEVVDACLSLFFNKGFRLD
- the dnaX gene encoding DNA polymerase III subunit gamma/tau, translated to MEHLALYREWRPQFFRDVVGQDHVTRTLQNAVRQGRLAHAYLFCGPRGTGKTSTARILAKAVNCPQGREGEPCDQCVLCQSITAGTALDVLEMDAASHRGIEEIRDLKQRVGFAPVAGKFKFYIIDEVHMLTGEAFNALLKTLEEPPRYAAFVLATTEAHKVPPTIASRCQRFDFRRLGRETIRTHLARVAREKGWEVDAGALSLLSRQAGGALRDALGLLDQAASYGGGRITREDVEALTGALREDLLEALVSAVGRGDVPTLLNHLESLFTRGYEPRQLLFQLTDYARDLLFAAGTLDPEGNKYAALLRGLAAAEGEMKGSSRPDLILELALLRLAGERLETHPPPGDVSGLAGKEARRGRQGGVPGRNREQVAKKGEGAAAEDPEALKSILCARFQDQPLLAQVLTGCKFEREGNKIMVTPPSSFAHGLLQKEENRRVLQEVVKQCGGGALGLEFSPERAESKGPGFQSEAGWARHQQVRKNQTGTPDRGEQKPGARKDQEDPGGDPVGMALSLFKGEIITQAEAEGD